In Methanofastidiosum sp., the genomic window GACATCTTTTTTCCATTAACGAATAAATGATGGCCGTGCAGCCAGTAAGGGCAAAAGTCTACCCCGGAGTAGCTTTCCATTATGGCAATATTATAATCGTGGTGCATTAATCTATTATCGATACCCCCGCAACAAATATCAACTTGGTAACCAAAAGAATGCATGATAATAGCTGGGTCTTGGGCGTTCCAAGCTGGCCAGCCCCTACCTATCGGGGCATCCCAGCAGGGGTAAGTCTCGTCTTTGCATGAGTGCCATAAAATAAAGTCACCTAAATTCCATATATTATTTGAATAGTTGTCTCTTTTGAATCTTATTTTCTTTTCTGGCCAGTTAGACATATCAAGCCCATAAAGTTTTCCAAATCCCTTGAAAGTTTTAGGGTCAAAATAAATATCCTCTTTATAGTAATATGCATGTCCCTTTTCTATTAGTTTTTTTATTATCTTAATTGCATAGTCAACGGTCTCGGTAGATCTTACAATATGAGTAGGCGATTTAATGTTAAGAAGTTTTATTTCGTCGTGAAAGATATCTGCTATTTTTTTTGTCAATTCGTTTACAGTTACTCCCTTGACTTTAGCTTCTTCAATTGCTTTATCTTCAATATCAGTAAAATTCATCAATCTTGTTACATTATATCCTAAATATTCCAAATATCTCTGAAGTATATCTTCAAATATAAAAGTTCTATAATTACCAATATGTGGCTTTCGGTAAATTGAAGGGCCACATGTGAACATATTAATTTCTTTATTATTTCTAAGTTTGAACAATTCGACTTTTTTTGTAAGCGAGTTGTATATTCTAAAATTCGGATAAGTATCAG contains:
- a CDS encoding class I tRNA ligase family protein; translation: MDSSFKADTYPNFRIYNSLTKKVELFKLRNNKEINMFTCGPSIYRKPHIGNYRTFIFEDILQRYLEYLGYNVTRLMNFTDIEDKAIEEAKVKGVTVNELTKKIADIFHDEIKLLNIKSPTHIVRSTETVDYAIKIIKKLIEKGHAYYYKEDIYFDPKTFKGFGKLYGLDMSNWPEKKIRFKRDNYSNNIWNLGDFILWHSCKDETYPCWDAPIGRGWPAWNAQDPAIIMHSFGYQVDICCGGIDNRLMHHDYNIAIMESYSGVDFCPYWLHGHHLFVNGKKMSKRKGNILYVEDLINKGYSTRDIRFFLIYSHYRERVNFTFNKFKRSSKKLNDFVNMTNYILMRDNSGLSSPTVHMLLDELSKSFEMHMGNDLDVKNAFDSINAIVKKLYILKKKGKISDKDSEILSKKLYKIDDVLRVIFAN